In Xiphophorus hellerii strain 12219 chromosome 13, Xiphophorus_hellerii-4.1, whole genome shotgun sequence, the following proteins share a genomic window:
- the mylipa gene encoding E3 ubiquitin-protein ligase MYLIP-A, producing MLCHVTRPDSVVMEVEVDAKANGEDCLNKVCRKLGIIEVDYFGLQFTGSKGENLWLNLRNRICQQMDNVTPCRLRLRVKFFVEPHLILQEQTRHLFFMHVKEDLHNGHLRMCSEQAEELSALLAQAEFGDYNQNTAQYWYSELCGEEPDTATINSIISRHKALEGLSQTSVEYQALQLISALEHYGVEWHWARDANGQRLAIGVGPEGIAICKEDFSLVNRVSYPIIQIATQSGKSVYLTVTKDTNDSVVLLFKLISNRAASGLYRAITETHAFYRCDTVTNAVMMQYSRDFKGHLASLFLNENINVGKKYVFDIRRTSKEVYDHARRALYNAGVADLVSRSESGERSSPSQSPSRASQRDKGLDCNSCEQSRALQERLQKLKEALLCMVCCEEEIDAAFCPCGHMVCCQNCANQLQLCPVCRSDVEHVQHVYLPTCTSLLSLTLNDNHQHRSSIPTPIHRDTDSPHSCSTTEYEHKLYHT from the exons ATGCTCTGCCACGTTACTCGTCCGGACTCGGTGGTGATGGAAGTGGAAGTTGACGCGAAGGCGAACGGAGAAGACTGTCTTAATAAG GTTTGCAGAAAGTTGGGCATAATTGAAGTGGATTACTTCGGGCTGCAGTTTACCGGCAGCAAAGGAGAGAATTTGTGGCTGAATCTAAGGAACCGCATCTGCCAGCAGATGGATAACGTGACACCCTGTCGGCTGAGGCTGCGAGTCAAGTTTTTTGTGGAGCCCCATCTCATCCTACAGGAACAGACAAG ACATCTATTCTTCATGCATGTGAAAGAAGACCTCCACAATGGACACCTTCGCATGTGCTCTGAGCAGGCGGAGGAGCTAAGCGCTCTGCTAGCGCAAGCAGAGTTTGGGGACTACAACCAAAACACGGCCCAGTACTGGTATTCAGAGCTGTGTGGAGAGGAGCCCGACACCGCCACCATCAACAG cattATCTCCAGACACAAAGCTTTGGAGGGTTTAAGCCAGACCTCAGTGGAGTACCAGGCCTTGCAGCTCATTTCTGCTCTGGAGCATTACGGCGTGGAGTGGCACTGGGCGCGTGACGCAAATGGTCAGCGGCTGGCTATCGGAGTGGGGCCAGAAGGGATTGCCATCTGTAAGGAGGATTTCAGCTTAGTTAACAG AGTAAGCTACCCCATCATCCAGATCGCCACTCAGTCGGGGAAAAGTGTCTACTTGACTGTAACAAAGGACACAAATGACAGCGTGGTTCTTTTATTCAAACTGATCAGTAACCGGGCAGCAAGCGGACTGTACCGAGCCATCACAGAGACGCATGCCTTCTACAG gtgtGATACAGTTACCAATGCCGTGATGATGCAGTACAGCAGAGATTTTAAGGGTCACTTGGCTTCCCTATTCCTCAACGAAAACATCAACGTGGGCAAGAAGTATGTCTTTGACATCAGACGAACCTCCAAGGAAGTGTACGACCACGCTCGCCGTGCTCTGTACAACGCTGGCGTTGCGGACTTGGTGTCTCGCTCAGAGAGTGGAGAGCGCTCCTCTCCCTCTCAATCCCCAAGCAGGGCCAGCCAGCGGGACAAAGGACTGGACTGCAACAGTTGCGAGCAGAGCCGGGCCCTGCAGGAACGGCTGCAGAAACTCAAAGAAGCTCTGCTGTGCATGGTGTGCTGCGAGGAGGAGATTGATGCAGCGTTCTGTCCCTGCGGCCACATGGTGTGCTGCCAGAACTGCGCAAATCAGCTGCAG CTGTGTCCTGTGTGCCGGTCAGACGTGGAGCACGTGCAGCACGTCTACCTGCCCACCTGCACCAGCCTCCTCAGCCTGACGCTGAATGACAACCACCAGCACCGCAGCAGCATTCCCACTCCCATCCACAGAGACACGGACTCCCCTCACAGCTGCTCCACCACGGAGTACGAACACAAGCTCTACCATACGTAA